CACGAGGAGATCAAACCAGGAACCTTGCAGCTGTGAGAAAACAACCCTACCAAGTACGTGACCATGACACTCATAGGCCCAAAGATTTCCCGTTTTGTATAGATGGtaacaaagtgaaaaagaaaacacctgGGTAAGAATAAATTGGAAAAATTGGCTAAATTGGtgagtatttgtttgtttgtttgtttgtttagttttgccGAAGGTTGAttttgagtgagaaaagaattcatgaattttgaatCCACATAGGCCGCTGTTTTGAAAGTGTGAACACAGTATTGAGAAATGCATGTAACTAATTGTAAAAACtggaaagaaataaatagaGAGTGAATGATTTGGGGTTTATGGGGCAAAAATGGGACAATGTTCAGTGAAGTGTGTTCATAATGTACTCTAGATGGCAGCATCGTATAAGGAAACCAGTAATTTCCTGCGGGTATTGTGAGTGGAATACTGTCATGGTGCCACTGTTAGTCTTGACAGCTAAGttccatttaattttattcttagtcttttgagaaaaatatattattttattaacaacaATCTCAGCTAAAAGGTGAAGGAGAacagaaagcaaacaaacatataaacacactgaaaggGAGCCTGAAAGTACTCAAGCATAAACGTAtaacaatatactgtacataacaaCTTCAACTCAAAtctgacaacaacaacaacagaattGCTTTCTTATCCATAATTAATGCAATGAGAAGCGCATTGGCATTTTGATCTGTGAGGTTATAGCTGGGTTAATGATCTCCACCTGTGTTTGATTAGTCATTATGGTCACCTGTGTTCTGCCTATTTAAACCCTGCTTTGGGGTCAGTTTGGCTTCCctaagcttttgttgttgttatttgttgtgtattaatatgaaacaCAGGAGCCTGTTAGCTTCAtgcaccagttttttttttttttttttttttttttactaaggtCAAATTTCCATCCTGTGTTTAATACAGCTGAATGGCAGGAACTGATCTCATATCATGACACtcccttttttaaacaaacatttaatcCCCATGTTACCAGAACACCAAGAGTCAGTTTCCTAAATGTCTCATCATTCCAGACATGAATGCCACAGACCAACATATAACAGATTTGTTACTCTAAACAGTCCAATTAAACTCGAAACAGGTTTTTCCCTCATTGTGTGtctatgaaaatgaaaaacgttcattttcaaagaaagaaagaaagaaagaaagaaagaaaaaaagaaagaagaaaagaataaacagcAGGGCTCCTGTCTGCTAGCTCGAAAGGCATGTAAATTATTGAACATTAGCAGCTGATCTGCATTCAGTTTAACAAAACTGTCTCAAAAttaacagatagaaagagaggaaggataacagagagagagagagagagagagagagagagagaggtttgaaGGGGTGTAAATTATTGAACTTTGCATTTGCTCTCCCTTCAGAAGAACAAAACTGTGTTaaagtttttgtacagtgcagttggatttcctgtcactgtgggctgcagagcacagtagtatagtgcagagtctgatacagcagcagaggagatgagcagatccaATCGTTTATTTTTATCAACTTTAGGAAACAGACGTGATGGAAGAGGGTCAGTTTTAAATCCACTTGGAGTGATGAAAAGAAGGAACTCAggtttagattttggatattgCCTGTACCACTGCAGGTAGTTGTTTCCTGTATAACTCGTTGTGTATCTGCAGGACAGAGTAACATTAACACCTTCATCTACAACTTCACGAGGGGAAAGTGGCTGTATTGAATCTGCCATGGAGTCACCTgtcatagagaagagaacataatgtttttaacctttacacaatcaaaccagaactacataagtcacacccacattctgatgtttcttaacaccacacacaataattaatcactaattcaacacttaatatttctgaaagaacaaaaagtcaatgtagaactcacctagtgaaagccacagacacatgaatataacagtgaacatgatgaatggtcttagctgaatgaaaatattctttctgtactctgatatgttaacatcataaaggttgatgaagctccgccccacagcatcacatgacagtgtcaccaatgttactgacagattgttgaTTCTTACTGAAGCATCCTGGCTTTACATTCAGCATCACATGGGGAAACTGTCTTACTGAtaataaaggtttttatttatattttataccagTGGTGTCAAAGTCATTTTAGATAATGGGCCACACTACAGTAACTTTAATGTCAAgtgggccaaaaaaaaaaaaacagtttagtgATGAATAACACACGGGGCAGTCGTGACTTAATGGATAgtgagtcggacttgcaacctgaaggtcgtgggttcgagtctcaggtccagcagggattgtaggtggggggagtgaatgaatgaccagcactctgtcccaccctcaataccacgactgaggtgagacccttaagcaaggcaccgaacccccaactgctctcTGGcactgcccactgctccgggtgtgtgttcacggtgtgtgtgcacttggatgggttaaatacagagcacaaattctgagtatgggtcaccatacttggccacaagtcacttcacttcacttcatcaaCCACTCcacttaaatgtgttcatttaccAGCATTTATCTGAAAGCTCTATTCTGAATGTACAAACAGGAAGTTGTAATTGCCAAAGTATTCACTCCTGTCACTGTGAAACCTCTAAACTGGTTCTTTTGGAAAGAGACACAGTTACAGAGTGAAAGTAGCACAATGTGCCAGTAGatgagtttattgctctgtttTGCCCTCTAGTGGAATTACAGAGACTAGCACATTTTCCCTAATCTTTTCATTCAATTACTTCCACAAGATAATTTGAATTTCGAACAAAATTGTGGTGGGGCAGATTAGCCAGTACCCCATTAGAGCTTGGAGTGTCACTTCTGCAGCAGAAGTAGTGCTGTAATGAGGCTGACTGTCTCCATCTTGTTGGAAAAGgataacattttaaactcaCTATAATTTGTGGGCTTATAAATGTGAAATTCTAAATTTTAGTATCCAATAGTCCATTAGAACATTTTTACTTTAGCGACTATCACCTTAAAATACTTGAAACATGAGATTGCACTTTATGAAAACGTCTAAAACATGTCCAATTCTTCCTTGTTCATTTCCCTGTACCTCTCATTTCAATGTTGCCAATGTTATTCTTGACAGCAAAGTTGCATTTACTTTTAGTCTTAgttttttgagaaaaataaataatacatgtaTTAAATTAACAGCAAACTTGCCTTTATCAAACTTTTTAATTCCACTGCAGCAGCAGTTGTCCATTTTCCTCCCCTTCCAAGGGCCAAAGATTTATTTGGGACACAGTTTGAATTACAATTGTACAGGTTTATGAGATCACTGAGAAGGTGAAGGAGAACAGGAAGCAAATAAACACATCACTGAGCTGAAAGGGAGCCACACACAAAGCAATCAAGCATAAACTTATAACAAGATATTACATCAAAGTCCATGTAAGGAGCAGGTCCACTCTTTTCCTCCAAAACTCGAATCTGACAACAACCATTACATCACCAATCattctctcactgtgtgtttataaaaatgaacaactgtataataacaataaagagagagagagagagagaggggggggagggGTTTGAAGGGGTGTAAATTACTGAACTTTGTTATTATTGAACTTATTGATCTCCCTTCAGTAGAACAAAACTGTGTTaaagtttttgtacagtgcagttggatttcctgtcactgtgggctgcagagcacagtagtatagtgcagagtctgatacagcagcagaggagatgagcagatccactcGGTTATCTCCAGGAACTTTAGCAGACATTCTTGGGGGTCTGTTGGGACTCAGAGCCCCACGTTCAGAAATATAAAGAAGGAACTCAggtttagattttggatattgtCTGTACCAGTGCAGGTAGTTGTTTCCTGTATAACTTGTTGTGTAGTTGCAGGACAGAGTAACATTAACACCTTCATCTACAACTTCACGAGGGGAAAGTGGCTGTATTGAATCTGCCATGGAGTCACCTgtcatagagaagagaacataatgtttttaacctttacacaatcaaaccagaactacataagtcacacccacattctgatgtttcttaacaccacacagaataattaatcactaattcaacacttaatatttctgaaagaacaaaaagtcaatgtagaactcacctagtgaaagccacagacacatgaatataacagtgaacatgatgaatggtcttagctgaatgaaaatattctttctgtactctgatatgttaacatcataaaggttgatgaagctccgccccacagcgtcacatgacagtgtcaccaatgttactgacagattgttgaTTCTTACTGAAGCATCCTGGCTTTACATTCAGCATCACATGGAGAAACTGtcctaaatatattttaagcaaaaacacaaactagGAGCAGGAACTGTAATAAAAGCTAATAATCACAACAATATATTTcacataatttaattataaaataagtaTC
This genomic interval from Pangasianodon hypophthalmus isolate fPanHyp1 chromosome 4, fPanHyp1.pri, whole genome shotgun sequence contains the following:
- the LOC113540068 gene encoding uncharacterized protein LOC113540068; the protein is MLLLFLLFFTIADIAEAADNSIKPEKPSRSVTEGSNITLSCTYTGSVYSLHWYQQKPGSRPEFLLLIDEGSGRVTQAEPPHPRLSMKLDKMGKKVDLLISSAAVTDSALYYCALTPTVTGNTTTLYKKPCCQVPQDRNMDPVDTVDQNPSDSMADSIQPLSPREVVDEGVNVTLSCNYTTSYTGNNYLHWYRQYPKSKPEFLLYISERDSMADSIQPLSPREVVDEGVNVTLSCRYTTSYTGNNYLQWYRQYPKSKPEFLLFITPSGFKTDPLPSRLFPKVDKNKRLDLLISSAAVSDSALYYCAL